A single window of Anser cygnoides isolate HZ-2024a breed goose chromosome 12, Taihu_goose_T2T_genome, whole genome shotgun sequence DNA harbors:
- the PABPN1L gene encoding embryonic polyadenylate-binding protein 2: MCESSAPAGKAHMAAGRGTRARSMFAGRASPLFLDTSRIWWQDPPSLAAVEASWDVAEMAAPHKAVDEDSDLSHLEGDSAEELGVQDPELEAIKARVREMEKEDERLKALQLEAESRLIMSSEAGLFPKTTEEKMEVDQRSIYVGNVDYGGTAEELESHFNSCGQINRVTILCDKFSGHPKGYAYIEFEEKSSVKAAVELDESLFRGRVIKVLPKRTNMPGISSTDRGGHRGRFQARGGLAQRGGYYGGQQARLRGRTYRGRARLQPWYFPY; the protein is encoded by the exons ATGTGTGAAAGTAGCGCGCCGGCGGGAAAGGCGCAcatggcggcggggcgcggcacGAGGGCGCGCAGCATGTTCGCGGGCAGGGCCAG TCCTCTGTTCCTGGACACTTCTCGGATCTGGTGGCAGGACCCGCCATCCCTGGCAGCAGTGGAGGCGTCCTGGGACGTGGCGGAGATGGCAGCTCCGCACAAGGCTGTGGATGAGGACTCAGACCTGAGCCACCTGGAGGGGGACAGCGCGGAGGAGTTGGGTGTGCAGGACCCG GAGCTGGAGGCCATCAAAGCCCGAGTGCGGGAGATGGAGAAAGAGGACGAGAGGCTGAAGGCGCTGCAGCTGGAAGCTGAGAGCCGCCTCATCATGAGCTCGGAGGCAG GTCTCTTCCCAAAGACAACAGAGGAGAAGATGGAGGTCGACCAGCGCTCCATCTACGTGGGCAAT GTGGACTACGGGGGCACGGCGGAGGAGCTGGAGTCTCACTTCAACAGCTGCGGGCAGATCAACCGCGTCACCATCCTCTGTGACAAGTTCTCGGGGCACCCCAAAGG GTACGCCTACATTGAGTTCGAAGAGAAGAGCTCCGTGAAAGCCGCCGTGGAGCTGGACGAGAGCTTGTTCAGAGGCAGAGTCATCAAG GTGCTGCCCAAGAGGACCAACATGCCGGGCATCAGCAGCACCGACCGCGGGGGCCACCGGGGCCGCTTCCAAGCCCGGGGAGGGCTCGCCCAGCGCGGGGGCTACTACGGGGGGCAGCAGGCGAGGCTGCGAGGGAGGACGTACAG GGGTCGGGCAAGGCTGCAGCCTTGGTATTTTCCGTACTAG